One part of the Sander vitreus isolate 19-12246 chromosome 10, sanVit1, whole genome shotgun sequence genome encodes these proteins:
- the bbs12 gene encoding chaperonin-containing T-complex member BBS12 isoform X3 yields the protein MLGTTIAGINRRQHVGLQKLSALAGTTYSSLGPNKKYKFIQDETSGESALVCSCFRIFENLELTCAVGQLVYETIQAHQKVYHTGSGCLLFLAGAWSRAALECLQTGISVAHIISAMSEGIDICLDVCRKCSISTEGLDLEQSESCTVTTPGLQLSKKPIVEASQASSHLQGTTEVGHKTLNGSEQRRVKLSRYFYGAKSENVSTEPQPNKPKVPDIAHIAKGLSHGCVDAMNLVVEASRIQSKKNPQDNSCSTFDVSKVVTCVLPGLPEEQMCVLPGCVVLVSAEQASVAHQLKEQHLKVALINGDLSDTYRHLGFKRPTGIQCVSDQSDFLSSSNEEEWMEKIMKLLLNLEMNMILVTGLVSEKVIQHCCRHQILVVEKVKASVLRAFANATAAVPVTYATQLSKHCVGTGVDVAIWRDLSSHESKPSTTVNISTVKNSKLVTVVLTSCVHAKLQVLEDQFWACAYRLHHMLKDKVLLPGAGVTEMLCIHHLQKQADHSVKHHREKNGDAVQQTKAGTAANPYRHVVLHLMADGLIDYISTVMVNTGQYSKVRARTAVSQQLQDYNKSLGIAARFSPLFLEGEQEDSGVSSSIKSSEAPAGKIYDNLSVKQEAWRKALDLVLLVLQTDAEVITGIDQKSDGTQDSVMLL from the coding sequence ATGCTGGGAACTACAATTGCCGGTATAAACCGACGACAACATGTTGGTCTGCAGAAGCTCTCGGCGCTGGCAGGAACCACATATTCTTCTCTGGGACCCAATAAAAAGTACAAGTTTATCCAAGATGAAACGAGTGGGGAGTCAGCTCTTGTGTGCTCGTGTTTTCGCATCTTCGAGAACCTGGAGCTGACCTGCGCGGTGGGTCAGCTGGTTTACGAGACTATTCAAGCCCACCAGAAGGTCTATCATACAGGGTCAGGATGCCTGCTGTTTCTTGCAGGAGCCTGGAGCCGTGCTGCTCTGGAGTGCCTTCAGACAGGAATTTCAGTAGCACACATCATCTCGGCTATGTCTGAAGGAATAGATATATGCTTGGATGTTTGCAGGAAATGCAGCATCTCAACTGAGGGTCTTGATTTAGAGCAATCAGAGAGCTGCACTGTGACAACTCCAGGACTTCAACTGTCAAAGAAACCCATTGTGGAGGCTTCACAAGCATCGAGCCACCTGCAAGGGACAACAGAAGTTGGTCACAAGACTCTAAACGGAAGTGAACAAAGGAGAGTGAAGCTCAGCAGATATTTTTATGGGGCGAAGTCTGAAAATGTCTCCACAGAACCGCAACCTAATAAGCCTAAGGTTCCTGACATTGCACACATTGCTAAGGGATTGAGTCACGGTTGTGTCGATGCGATGAATTTAGTAGTCGAAGCCAGCCGAATACAGTCAAAAAAGAATCCGCAAGATAACAGCTGTTCCACGTTTGATGTTTCCAAAGTGGTGACTTGTGTGCTACCTGGCTTACCAGAGgagcaaatgtgtgttttaccAGGCTGTGTTGTTCTTGTATCTGCTGAACAGGCTTCAGTGGCACATCAGTTAAAAGAACAGCACTTGAAGGTTGCTCTAATTAATGGAGATTTGTCAGATACCTATCGCCATCTTGGCTTCAAAAGGCCAACAGGTATACAGTGTGTGAGTGACCAGTCAGATTTTTTAAGTTCAAGCAACGAGGAAGAGTGGATGGAAAAGATTATGAAACTTTTGTTGAACCTAGAAATGAACATGATACTAGTTACTGGACTTGTTAGTGAGAAAGTGATTCAACACTGTTGTAGACATCAAATACTTGTGGTGGAAAAAGTTAAGGCTTCCGTTTTAAGAGCATTCGCTAATGCaactgcagctgttccagtgacTTACGCCACACAGTTGAGTAAGCACTGTGTTGGTACTGGTGTGGATGTTGCGATATGGAGGGACCTCAGCAGCCATGAGAGTAAGCCATCAACAACTGTGAATATTTCCACTGTTAAGAACAGCAAATTGGTCACAGTGGTCCTCACAAGCTGTGTACATGCAAAGCTGCAGGTCCTGGAGGACCAGTTTTGGGCATGTGCTTATCGTTTACACCACATGCTGAAAGACAAAGTCCTCCTGCCTGGTGCTGGAGTGACGGAAATGCTTTGTATTCATCACCTTCAAAAGCAAGCAGATCACAGTGTTAAGCATCACAGAGAGAAGAATGGGGACGCTGTTCAGCAAACCAAAGCAGGAACAGCAGCGAACCCTTACAGGCATGTAGTGTTGCACCTCATGGCAGATGGTTTAATAGATTACATATCCACTGTAATGGTTAACACTGGACAGTATTCAAAAGTCAGAGCCAGGACTGCAGTGAGCCAACAACTGCAGGACTATAACAAAAGTCTAGGCATTGCTGCAAGGTTCTCACCACTTTTTTTGGAAGGTGAACAAGAGGATAGTGGAGTTTCCTCATCCATAAAATCCAGTGAAGCACCAGCAGGAAAAATCTATGATAATCTGAGTGTGAAGCAGGAAGCATGGAGGAAAGCCTTAGATCTGGTTCTCCTGGTCTTGCAGACTGATGCAGAGGTCATCACCGGCATTGACCAAAAAAGTGATGGAACACAAGACAGTGTGATGCTGTTATGA
- the nudt6 gene encoding nucleoside diphosphate-linked moiety X motif 6 isoform X2, producing MNPMERFLWSKTETRYTTKNAWKFPGGLSDPGENIGATAVREVFEETGVHAEFRSLLSIRQQHNHPGAFGMSDMYIICRLSPLTYDINFCTQECLRCDWLDLAELARTSDTTPITSRVARLLLHGLEHGFNKIDLSMEELPAVYSGRFYQLYHRQLPPTLKS from the exons ATGAATCCAATGGAAAGGTTCTTGTGGTCCAAGACAGAAACaaggtataca ACAAAGAATGCTTGGAAGTTTCCCGGTGGCTTGTCTGATCCAGGAGAAAATATTG GTGCCACTGCCGTTCGTGAAGTCTTTGAGGAAACCGGCGTTCACGCTGAGTTCAGATCTCTGCTCAGCATCCGGCAGCAGCACAACCACCCCGGCGCCTTCGGCATGTCGGACATGTACATCATCTGCCGACTCAGCCCTCTCACCTACGACATTAACTTCTGTACTCAGGAGTGTCTGCGCTGCGATTGGCTGGACCTTGCCGAGCTGGCCAGGACCAGCGACACCACACCCATCACGTCTCGCGTAGCCAGGCTTCTGCTTCACGGCCTGGAGCACGGCTTCAACAAGATCGACCTCAGCATGGAGGAGCTTCCCGCTGTCTACTCAGGGAGGTTTTACCAGCTGTATCACAGGCAGCTTCCCCCAACACTAAAATCCTAG
- the fgf2 gene encoding fibroblast growth factor 2 isoform X2: protein MATGEITTLPSTPEDGGSGGFTPGGFKDPKRLYCKNGGFFLRIKSDGGVDGIREKNDPHIKLQLQATSVGEVVIKGVCANRYLAMNRDGRLFGAEVLNPS, encoded by the exons ATGGCCACGGGAGAAATCACAACACTTCCCTCCACACCTGAAGACGGCGGCAGCGGCGGCTTTACTCCTGGGGGCTTCAAGGATCCCAAAAGGCTGTACTGTAAAAACGGGGGGTTCTTCTTGAGGATAAAGTCTGACGGGGGCGTGGATGGAATCCGGGAGAAGAACGACCCCCACA TAAAGCTTCAACTCCAGGCGACTTCAGTGGGGGAGGTGGTCATTAAAGGAGTCTGTGCCAATCGCTATCTGGCCATGAACAGAGATGGACGACTGTTTGGAGCG GAAGTTCTTAACCCCTCGTGA
- the bbs12 gene encoding chaperonin-containing T-complex member BBS12 isoform X2, producing MTAPQVMLGTTIAGINRRQHVGLQKLSALAGTTYSSLGPNKKYKFIQDETSGESALVCSCFRIFENLELTCAVGQLVYETIQAHQKVYHTGSGCLLFLAGAWSRAALECLQTGISVAHIISAMSEGIDICLDVCRKCSISTEGLDLEQSESCTVTTPGLQLSKKPIVEASQASSHLQGTTEVGHKTLNGSEQRRVKLSRYFYGAKSENVSTEPQPNKPKVPDIAHIAKGLSHGCVDAMNLVVEASRIQSKKNPQDNSCSTFDVSKVVTCVLPGLPEEQMCVLPGCVVLVSAEQASVAHQLKEQHLKVALINGDLSDTYRHLGFKRPTGIQCVSDQSDFLSSSNEEEWMEKIMKLLLNLEMNMILVTGLVSEKVIQHCCRHQILVVEKVKASVLRAFANATAAVPVTYATQLSKHCVGTGVDVAIWRDLSSHESKPSTTVNISTVKNSKLVTVVLTSCVHAKLQVLEDQFWACAYRLHHMLKDKVLLPGAGVTEMLCIHHLQKQADHSVKHHREKNGDAVQQTKAGTAANPYRHVVLHLMADGLIDYISTVMVNTGQYSKVRARTAVSQQLQDYNKSLGIAARFSPLFLEGEQEDSGVSSSIKSSEAPAGKIYDNLSVKQEAWRKALDLVLLVLQTDAEVITGIDQKSDGTQDSVMLL from the exons atgaCG GCACCTCAAGTAATGCTGGGAACTACAATTGCCGGTATAAACCGACGACAACATGTTGGTCTGCAGAAGCTCTCGGCGCTGGCAGGAACCACATATTCTTCTCTGGGACCCAATAAAAAGTACAAGTTTATCCAAGATGAAACGAGTGGGGAGTCAGCTCTTGTGTGCTCGTGTTTTCGCATCTTCGAGAACCTGGAGCTGACCTGCGCGGTGGGTCAGCTGGTTTACGAGACTATTCAAGCCCACCAGAAGGTCTATCATACAGGGTCAGGATGCCTGCTGTTTCTTGCAGGAGCCTGGAGCCGTGCTGCTCTGGAGTGCCTTCAGACAGGAATTTCAGTAGCACACATCATCTCGGCTATGTCTGAAGGAATAGATATATGCTTGGATGTTTGCAGGAAATGCAGCATCTCAACTGAGGGTCTTGATTTAGAGCAATCAGAGAGCTGCACTGTGACAACTCCAGGACTTCAACTGTCAAAGAAACCCATTGTGGAGGCTTCACAAGCATCGAGCCACCTGCAAGGGACAACAGAAGTTGGTCACAAGACTCTAAACGGAAGTGAACAAAGGAGAGTGAAGCTCAGCAGATATTTTTATGGGGCGAAGTCTGAAAATGTCTCCACAGAACCGCAACCTAATAAGCCTAAGGTTCCTGACATTGCACACATTGCTAAGGGATTGAGTCACGGTTGTGTCGATGCGATGAATTTAGTAGTCGAAGCCAGCCGAATACAGTCAAAAAAGAATCCGCAAGATAACAGCTGTTCCACGTTTGATGTTTCCAAAGTGGTGACTTGTGTGCTACCTGGCTTACCAGAGgagcaaatgtgtgttttaccAGGCTGTGTTGTTCTTGTATCTGCTGAACAGGCTTCAGTGGCACATCAGTTAAAAGAACAGCACTTGAAGGTTGCTCTAATTAATGGAGATTTGTCAGATACCTATCGCCATCTTGGCTTCAAAAGGCCAACAGGTATACAGTGTGTGAGTGACCAGTCAGATTTTTTAAGTTCAAGCAACGAGGAAGAGTGGATGGAAAAGATTATGAAACTTTTGTTGAACCTAGAAATGAACATGATACTAGTTACTGGACTTGTTAGTGAGAAAGTGATTCAACACTGTTGTAGACATCAAATACTTGTGGTGGAAAAAGTTAAGGCTTCCGTTTTAAGAGCATTCGCTAATGCaactgcagctgttccagtgacTTACGCCACACAGTTGAGTAAGCACTGTGTTGGTACTGGTGTGGATGTTGCGATATGGAGGGACCTCAGCAGCCATGAGAGTAAGCCATCAACAACTGTGAATATTTCCACTGTTAAGAACAGCAAATTGGTCACAGTGGTCCTCACAAGCTGTGTACATGCAAAGCTGCAGGTCCTGGAGGACCAGTTTTGGGCATGTGCTTATCGTTTACACCACATGCTGAAAGACAAAGTCCTCCTGCCTGGTGCTGGAGTGACGGAAATGCTTTGTATTCATCACCTTCAAAAGCAAGCAGATCACAGTGTTAAGCATCACAGAGAGAAGAATGGGGACGCTGTTCAGCAAACCAAAGCAGGAACAGCAGCGAACCCTTACAGGCATGTAGTGTTGCACCTCATGGCAGATGGTTTAATAGATTACATATCCACTGTAATGGTTAACACTGGACAGTATTCAAAAGTCAGAGCCAGGACTGCAGTGAGCCAACAACTGCAGGACTATAACAAAAGTCTAGGCATTGCTGCAAGGTTCTCACCACTTTTTTTGGAAGGTGAACAAGAGGATAGTGGAGTTTCCTCATCCATAAAATCCAGTGAAGCACCAGCAGGAAAAATCTATGATAATCTGAGTGTGAAGCAGGAAGCATGGAGGAAAGCCTTAGATCTGGTTCTCCTGGTCTTGCAGACTGATGCAGAGGTCATCACCGGCATTGACCAAAAAAGTGATGGAACACAAGACAGTGTGATGCTGTTATGA
- the fgf2 gene encoding fibroblast growth factor 2 isoform X1: MATGEITTLPSTPEDGGSGGFTPGGFKDPKRLYCKNGGFFLRIKSDGGVDGIREKNDPHIKLQLQATSVGEVVIKGVCANRYLAMNRDGRLFGARRATDECHFLERLESNNYNTYRSRKYPHMYVALKRTGQYKSGSKTSPGQKAILFLPMSTKC, from the exons ATGGCCACGGGAGAAATCACAACACTTCCCTCCACACCTGAAGACGGCGGCAGCGGCGGCTTTACTCCTGGGGGCTTCAAGGATCCCAAAAGGCTGTACTGTAAAAACGGGGGGTTCTTCTTGAGGATAAAGTCTGACGGGGGCGTGGATGGAATCCGGGAGAAGAACGACCCCCACA TAAAGCTTCAACTCCAGGCGACTTCAGTGGGGGAGGTGGTCATTAAAGGAGTCTGTGCCAATCGCTATCTGGCCATGAACAGAGATGGACGACTGTTTGGAGCG AGACGAGCAACAGATGAATGCCACTTCTTAGAACGGCTTGAGAGCAACAACTACAACACCTACCGCTCCAGGAAGTACCCACACATGTACGTGGCACTGAAGAGGACTGGCCAGTACAAGTCTGGAAGCAAAACTAGCCCGGGTCAAAAGGCCATTCTTTTTCTTCCAATGTCTACCAAGTGCTAA
- the bbs12 gene encoding chaperonin-containing T-complex member BBS12 isoform X1, whose translation MDRPHLEAPQVMLGTTIAGINRRQHVGLQKLSALAGTTYSSLGPNKKYKFIQDETSGESALVCSCFRIFENLELTCAVGQLVYETIQAHQKVYHTGSGCLLFLAGAWSRAALECLQTGISVAHIISAMSEGIDICLDVCRKCSISTEGLDLEQSESCTVTTPGLQLSKKPIVEASQASSHLQGTTEVGHKTLNGSEQRRVKLSRYFYGAKSENVSTEPQPNKPKVPDIAHIAKGLSHGCVDAMNLVVEASRIQSKKNPQDNSCSTFDVSKVVTCVLPGLPEEQMCVLPGCVVLVSAEQASVAHQLKEQHLKVALINGDLSDTYRHLGFKRPTGIQCVSDQSDFLSSSNEEEWMEKIMKLLLNLEMNMILVTGLVSEKVIQHCCRHQILVVEKVKASVLRAFANATAAVPVTYATQLSKHCVGTGVDVAIWRDLSSHESKPSTTVNISTVKNSKLVTVVLTSCVHAKLQVLEDQFWACAYRLHHMLKDKVLLPGAGVTEMLCIHHLQKQADHSVKHHREKNGDAVQQTKAGTAANPYRHVVLHLMADGLIDYISTVMVNTGQYSKVRARTAVSQQLQDYNKSLGIAARFSPLFLEGEQEDSGVSSSIKSSEAPAGKIYDNLSVKQEAWRKALDLVLLVLQTDAEVITGIDQKSDGTQDSVMLL comes from the exons ATGGACAGGCCACATTTAGAA GCACCTCAAGTAATGCTGGGAACTACAATTGCCGGTATAAACCGACGACAACATGTTGGTCTGCAGAAGCTCTCGGCGCTGGCAGGAACCACATATTCTTCTCTGGGACCCAATAAAAAGTACAAGTTTATCCAAGATGAAACGAGTGGGGAGTCAGCTCTTGTGTGCTCGTGTTTTCGCATCTTCGAGAACCTGGAGCTGACCTGCGCGGTGGGTCAGCTGGTTTACGAGACTATTCAAGCCCACCAGAAGGTCTATCATACAGGGTCAGGATGCCTGCTGTTTCTTGCAGGAGCCTGGAGCCGTGCTGCTCTGGAGTGCCTTCAGACAGGAATTTCAGTAGCACACATCATCTCGGCTATGTCTGAAGGAATAGATATATGCTTGGATGTTTGCAGGAAATGCAGCATCTCAACTGAGGGTCTTGATTTAGAGCAATCAGAGAGCTGCACTGTGACAACTCCAGGACTTCAACTGTCAAAGAAACCCATTGTGGAGGCTTCACAAGCATCGAGCCACCTGCAAGGGACAACAGAAGTTGGTCACAAGACTCTAAACGGAAGTGAACAAAGGAGAGTGAAGCTCAGCAGATATTTTTATGGGGCGAAGTCTGAAAATGTCTCCACAGAACCGCAACCTAATAAGCCTAAGGTTCCTGACATTGCACACATTGCTAAGGGATTGAGTCACGGTTGTGTCGATGCGATGAATTTAGTAGTCGAAGCCAGCCGAATACAGTCAAAAAAGAATCCGCAAGATAACAGCTGTTCCACGTTTGATGTTTCCAAAGTGGTGACTTGTGTGCTACCTGGCTTACCAGAGgagcaaatgtgtgttttaccAGGCTGTGTTGTTCTTGTATCTGCTGAACAGGCTTCAGTGGCACATCAGTTAAAAGAACAGCACTTGAAGGTTGCTCTAATTAATGGAGATTTGTCAGATACCTATCGCCATCTTGGCTTCAAAAGGCCAACAGGTATACAGTGTGTGAGTGACCAGTCAGATTTTTTAAGTTCAAGCAACGAGGAAGAGTGGATGGAAAAGATTATGAAACTTTTGTTGAACCTAGAAATGAACATGATACTAGTTACTGGACTTGTTAGTGAGAAAGTGATTCAACACTGTTGTAGACATCAAATACTTGTGGTGGAAAAAGTTAAGGCTTCCGTTTTAAGAGCATTCGCTAATGCaactgcagctgttccagtgacTTACGCCACACAGTTGAGTAAGCACTGTGTTGGTACTGGTGTGGATGTTGCGATATGGAGGGACCTCAGCAGCCATGAGAGTAAGCCATCAACAACTGTGAATATTTCCACTGTTAAGAACAGCAAATTGGTCACAGTGGTCCTCACAAGCTGTGTACATGCAAAGCTGCAGGTCCTGGAGGACCAGTTTTGGGCATGTGCTTATCGTTTACACCACATGCTGAAAGACAAAGTCCTCCTGCCTGGTGCTGGAGTGACGGAAATGCTTTGTATTCATCACCTTCAAAAGCAAGCAGATCACAGTGTTAAGCATCACAGAGAGAAGAATGGGGACGCTGTTCAGCAAACCAAAGCAGGAACAGCAGCGAACCCTTACAGGCATGTAGTGTTGCACCTCATGGCAGATGGTTTAATAGATTACATATCCACTGTAATGGTTAACACTGGACAGTATTCAAAAGTCAGAGCCAGGACTGCAGTGAGCCAACAACTGCAGGACTATAACAAAAGTCTAGGCATTGCTGCAAGGTTCTCACCACTTTTTTTGGAAGGTGAACAAGAGGATAGTGGAGTTTCCTCATCCATAAAATCCAGTGAAGCACCAGCAGGAAAAATCTATGATAATCTGAGTGTGAAGCAGGAAGCATGGAGGAAAGCCTTAGATCTGGTTCTCCTGGTCTTGCAGACTGATGCAGAGGTCATCACCGGCATTGACCAAAAAAGTGATGGAACACAAGACAGTGTGATGCTGTTATGA
- the nudt6 gene encoding nucleoside diphosphate-linked moiety X motif 6 isoform X1 — translation MAACAFALKLLPFVVTGRFCSRASCPARSTVRAFSRTATRSQLHRVEGTGALTGNVDRFGGVTVNLANIGLPADISESSFSRLLQDSLAQWKTEGKVAVWLRVPISLSRCAAAASTHGFTFHHAKHGHTVLALWLGEGESRLPGFATHQIGVAGAVVDESNGKVLVVQDRNKTKNAWKFPGGLSDPGENIGATAVREVFEETGVHAEFRSLLSIRQQHNHPGAFGMSDMYIICRLSPLTYDINFCTQECLRCDWLDLAELARTSDTTPITSRVARLLLHGLEHGFNKIDLSMEELPAVYSGRFYQLYHRQLPPTLKS, via the exons ATGGCTGCGTGTGCTTTTGCTTTAAAGCTTTTACCGTTCGTGGTGACAGGAAGGTTTTGCAGCAGAGCGTCTTGTCCCGCACGCTCAACTGTCCGTGCGTTCTCGCGCACTGCAACTCGTTCCCAACTACACAGAGTGGAGGGGACCGGGGCTTTGACAGGCAATGTGGACCGATTCGGTGGAGTGACAGTGAACCTGGCTAACATCGGTTTACCGGCGGACATCAGCGAAAGCTCATTCAGCAGATTGCTTCAAG ATTCTTTGGCCCAGTGGAAAACAGAGGGGAAAGTTGCAGTGTGGCTTCGAGTACCTATCTCACTGAGTCGATGTGCTGCCGCTGCCTCTACTCACGGCTTCACCTTCCATCACGCCAAACACGGCCACACCGTGTTGGCCCTCTGGTTGGGGGAAGGGGAAAGCAGACTGCCGGGGTTTGCAACTCACCAAATTGGAGTAGCAG GTGCAGTTGTTGATGAATCCAATGGAAAGGTTCTTGTGGTCCAAGACAGAAACaag ACAAAGAATGCTTGGAAGTTTCCCGGTGGCTTGTCTGATCCAGGAGAAAATATTG GTGCCACTGCCGTTCGTGAAGTCTTTGAGGAAACCGGCGTTCACGCTGAGTTCAGATCTCTGCTCAGCATCCGGCAGCAGCACAACCACCCCGGCGCCTTCGGCATGTCGGACATGTACATCATCTGCCGACTCAGCCCTCTCACCTACGACATTAACTTCTGTACTCAGGAGTGTCTGCGCTGCGATTGGCTGGACCTTGCCGAGCTGGCCAGGACCAGCGACACCACACCCATCACGTCTCGCGTAGCCAGGCTTCTGCTTCACGGCCTGGAGCACGGCTTCAACAAGATCGACCTCAGCATGGAGGAGCTTCCCGCTGTCTACTCAGGGAGGTTTTACCAGCTGTATCACAGGCAGCTTCCCCCAACACTAAAATCCTAG